CTGATATGCTGATTACCGTCTCCGGCCCCGCGGGCAGCGGGAAGAGTACGCTCGCCGCGGGACTCGCCGACGCGCTCGGGTACGAGCACGTCAGTGGGGGTGACATCTTCCGCGCGCTCGCCGACGACCGCGGCTACTCGCTGGTCGAGTTCAACGAACTCGCCGAGGAGGACGACCAGATCGACCGCGATCTGGACCGCCGGCTCCGCGAGACCGCCCGTGAGTCGACCGAGCTGGTCCTGGAATCGCGACTCGCCGGCTGGATGGCCGCCGAGTACGCCGACCTCCGGGTCTGGCTCGACGCACCCCTCGACGTGCGAGCCGACCGCATCGCCGACCGGGAGGACAAACCCCTCGACGAGGTGCTCGAAGAGACTCGCGCCCGCGCCGCCAGTGAGGCCCAGCGCTATCGGGAGTACTACAACATCGACATCGAGGACCGCTCGATCTACGATTTAACTGTGAACACCGCCCGCTGGGACGCCGACGCCTGCCTCTCGCTCGTGCTGTCGGCCGCCGAGTCCTACGACCCGGATCCCGACGAGGGTAAATACCCCGTCGAGGGCGTCCGCTACGAGTTCTGATGGTCGACCGCCCCGGTCCCGACGACCGATCCGTCGCCGACCTGCTCCAGTTCGGCGTCGTCAACCTCGACAAACCGCCCGGCCCCTCCGCCCACCAGGTCGCCGCGTGGGTCCGGGACATGGTCGCCGACGCCGTGCCGGGCGGCATCGACGGCGTCGCCCACGCCGGTACGCTCGACCCCAAGGTCACTGGCTGTCTGCCGCTCCTGCTCGGCGACGCCACCCGCGCCGCCCAGGTGTTCGACGACGCCGTCAAGGAGTACGTCGCCGTCCTCGAACTCCACGCACAGGCCCCCGTCGACCTCGAATCGGTCGCCGCCGAGTTCGAGGGTCGGATCTACCAGAAACCGCCTCGCAAGAGCGCCGTCAAGCGCCAGCTCCGGGTCCGGGAGATTTACGATCTCGACGTGCTGGAGGTGGAGGACCGCCGCGCACTCCTGCGGGTTCGCTGTGAGAGCGGCACGTACGTCCGCAAACTCTGTCACGACCTCGGGCTGGCGCTGGGGACCGGCGCGCACATGGGCCACCTGCGCCGGGCCTCTACTGGCCAGTTCGACGACCGCGACTTGGTGACGCTCGAGGACCTCGCCGACGCGCTGGCGTGGTGGACCGAGGACGGCGACGACGGGCCTTTGCGAGAGATAGTTCAGCCCGCCGAGCAGGCCCTGGAACCGTTACCGGCCGTGACCATCGCTCCCAGTGCCGCCGCACAGGTCGCCGAGGGCGCGCCGGTGTACGCACCGGGCGTGATCGACTCCGCTCTCGACGCCGACGACGTGGCGGATCGACCGCTCGCCGCCTGCTACACCCCGAACGGGACGGCGATCTGTCTCGGTCGGCTGGTGGGTGACCCCGACGGTGATTCGGGGACCGTCGTCGAGTTAGAACGCGTACTGGTCTGAGCGCAAAACGACACCCTTAATCCGGGGACCCTCCTCTTCCCGAGTGCGGGACCGTGGGGTAGCGGTATCCTCGGCGCATGGGGTGCGTCGGACCTGAGTTCGAATCTCGGCGGTCCCACTTTTCACGCGAC
This Halorientalis sp. IM1011 DNA region includes the following protein-coding sequences:
- the cmk gene encoding (d)CMP kinase, yielding MLITVSGPAGSGKSTLAAGLADALGYEHVSGGDIFRALADDRGYSLVEFNELAEEDDQIDRDLDRRLRETARESTELVLESRLAGWMAAEYADLRVWLDAPLDVRADRIADREDKPLDEVLEETRARAASEAQRYREYYNIDIEDRSIYDLTVNTARWDADACLSLVLSAAESYDPDPDEGKYPVEGVRYEF
- a CDS encoding RNA-guided pseudouridylation complex pseudouridine synthase subunit Cbf5, which translates into the protein MVDRPGPDDRSVADLLQFGVVNLDKPPGPSAHQVAAWVRDMVADAVPGGIDGVAHAGTLDPKVTGCLPLLLGDATRAAQVFDDAVKEYVAVLELHAQAPVDLESVAAEFEGRIYQKPPRKSAVKRQLRVREIYDLDVLEVEDRRALLRVRCESGTYVRKLCHDLGLALGTGAHMGHLRRASTGQFDDRDLVTLEDLADALAWWTEDGDDGPLREIVQPAEQALEPLPAVTIAPSAAAQVAEGAPVYAPGVIDSALDADDVADRPLAACYTPNGTAICLGRLVGDPDGDSGTVVELERVLV